From one Streptomyces spiramyceticus genomic stretch:
- a CDS encoding GlcG/HbpS family heme-binding protein translates to MKKLSLRARVLTGAVAAAALSAGTFGAMSANATEPAAAPAVAVKADTADKNLQQSTHLTVAAATRAAQATLEAAESENQRITVAVVDRNGNTVVTLRGDGAGPQSYESAERKAFTAVSWNAPTSELVKRLATAPNLKDIPGTLFLAGGAPVQVNGAPIAGIGVAGAPSGDLDEKFAQAGVAALAK, encoded by the coding sequence ATGAAGAAGCTCTCGCTGCGCGCCCGTGTCCTGACCGGTGCCGTCGCCGCTGCCGCCCTCAGCGCAGGCACCTTCGGCGCGATGTCCGCGAACGCCACCGAGCCCGCCGCCGCGCCCGCCGTCGCCGTCAAGGCCGACACCGCCGACAAGAACCTCCAGCAGTCCACCCACCTGACCGTGGCCGCCGCCACCCGGGCCGCCCAGGCCACCCTGGAGGCCGCCGAGAGCGAGAACCAGCGCATCACCGTCGCCGTCGTCGACCGCAACGGCAACACCGTCGTCACGCTCCGCGGCGACGGCGCGGGCCCGCAGTCCTACGAGTCCGCCGAGCGCAAGGCGTTCACCGCGGTCTCCTGGAACGCGCCCACCTCGGAGCTGGTCAAGCGCCTCGCCACGGCCCCCAACCTGAAGGACATCCCCGGCACCCTGTTCCTCGCGGGCGGCGCCCCGGTGCAGGTCAACGGCGCTCCGATCGCGGGCATCGGCGTGGCCGGTGCGCCGAGCGGCGACCTGGACGAGAAGTTCGCGCAGGCGGGTGTCGCGGCGCTGGCCAAGTAG
- a CDS encoding sensor histidine kinase has translation MHAAFFLLLGASLARFLLRHPGEARTPWIIALSITLALLYVLGPVLGPTAAATAPTAPTTPAASRPAPRRLIWLGAVVAVWVVLVVLAPSFAWCAVPLFYTGLRTLPSRAALALVALLTAFVVAAQLQLAQGGFDPNLVVAPPAVAAVATAVFVHMQRQAARQRTLIDDLIRTRRELAATERREGTLAERQRLSMEIHDTLAQGLSSQQMLLQAADRTWDADPETARRHVRTAESIAERNLAEARRFVHDLAPADLAQGGGLEEALRRVAARESAAFRVDGTPTVLPDRVQSALLRIAQGALANVREHANARAAALTLTYLGDQVVLDIADDGTGFVAAASAPTGGVRGHGLPAMRARVHQLGGTLTIESAPGEGTVLSAAIPLEHTS, from the coding sequence ATGCACGCGGCGTTCTTCCTGCTGCTCGGCGCCTCGCTCGCCCGGTTCCTGCTGCGGCACCCGGGCGAGGCGCGCACCCCGTGGATCATCGCGCTGAGCATCACGCTGGCGCTGCTGTACGTACTGGGGCCGGTCCTGGGCCCCACCGCCGCCGCCACTGCCCCTACCGCCCCCACCACCCCCGCTGCCTCCCGCCCCGCTCCACGCCGGCTGATCTGGCTGGGCGCGGTCGTGGCCGTGTGGGTGGTGCTGGTCGTCCTCGCGCCGAGTTTCGCATGGTGCGCGGTGCCGCTCTTCTATACGGGGTTGCGTACGCTCCCGTCGCGCGCCGCACTCGCCCTGGTCGCGCTGCTCACCGCGTTCGTGGTCGCCGCGCAGCTCCAGCTGGCGCAGGGCGGCTTCGACCCGAACCTGGTGGTGGCGCCGCCCGCGGTGGCGGCCGTCGCGACGGCTGTGTTCGTCCACATGCAGCGGCAGGCCGCGCGGCAGCGCACGCTCATCGACGACCTGATCCGTACGCGCCGCGAGCTGGCCGCCACCGAGCGGCGCGAGGGCACGCTGGCCGAGCGCCAGCGCCTCTCCATGGAGATCCACGACACCCTCGCCCAGGGCCTGTCCAGTCAGCAGATGCTGCTCCAGGCGGCGGACCGCACGTGGGACGCGGACCCCGAGACGGCCCGCCGCCATGTGCGTACAGCGGAATCGATCGCCGAACGCAACCTCGCCGAGGCCCGCCGCTTCGTCCACGACCTGGCCCCCGCCGACCTGGCGCAGGGCGGCGGCCTGGAGGAGGCGCTGCGCAGGGTGGCGGCCCGCGAGTCGGCGGCGTTCCGCGTCGACGGGACGCCGACCGTGCTGCCCGACCGGGTGCAGTCGGCCCTGCTGCGGATCGCCCAGGGCGCGCTGGCGAACGTACGGGAGCACGCGAACGCGCGGGCGGCGGCGCTGACCCTGACGTACCTGGGCGACCAAGTGGTCCTGGACATCGCCGACGACGGCACGGGCTTTGTGGCAGCCGCGTCCGCTCCCACCGGCGGCGTACGCGGCCACGGCCTGCCCGCGATGCGGGCCCGCGTGCACCAGCTCGGCGGCACCCTGACGATCGAATCGGCCCCCGGCGAAGGCACGGTGCTGTCCGCCGCGATCCCCCTGGAGCACACCTCGTGA